In one window of Candidatus Omnitrophota bacterium DNA:
- a CDS encoding YHS domain-containing protein: protein MKESKSVTKDPICGMTVDEATALHAERDGKTFYFCGDHCRQKFLSTHSGAKAENKSGGCCG, encoded by the coding sequence ATGAAAGAATCAAAATCCGTGACCAAAGACCCCATCTGCGGAATGACCGTGGACGAAGCAACCGCTCTCCACGCCGAACGCGATGGAAAGACGTTCTACTTTTGCGGAGACCATTGTCGGCAAAAATTTCTGTCCACACACTCCGGTGCTAAGGCGGAGAACAAGTCTGGAGGTTGCTGTGGATAA
- the glgP gene encoding alpha-glucan family phosphorylase, whose product MTNEFIAYFSMEIALEPGMPTYSGGLGVLAGDTIRSAADLKVPMVAVTLLHRQGYFRQRLDPTGWQTEEAVGWDVQKFCRELPGRVQVSIEGRTVHLRAWQYTVNGVSGHAVPVVLLDADLPENSEWDRALTHHLYGGDFHYRLCQEIILGIGGVRMLRALGYHDVRRFHMNEGHAALLGLELLDERARWFKRAAFNEEDVQAVRAQCVFTTHTPVPAGHDKFPLDHVARVLGRSDVFTMRDVFCCDGELNMTYLALNLSHYVNGVAKKHGEVSRQMLTPHDATHHYQIDSITNGVHLATWASPSFAEMFDRHVPGWREDNASLRAALSIPKDEVWQAHQAAKTRTIEEVNRRANADFNLETFTIGFARRAATYKRADLLITEPSRLRGIASRAGRLQIIYGGKAHPSDDAGKRVIQQINQARDSLGPEVRIVYLENYDWELGCLLTSGVDVWLNTPLPPMEASGTSGMKAALNGVPSLSVLDGWWIEGCIEGITGWAIDGVAGSKEIENRTPRDAASLYRQLERVVIPLYYGNREGFIEVMRNAIARNAAHFNTQRMVQEYIVKAYT is encoded by the coding sequence ATGACCAACGAATTCATAGCCTATTTCTCGATGGAAATTGCCTTGGAGCCGGGAATGCCAACCTACAGCGGCGGCTTGGGTGTGCTTGCGGGTGACACGATTCGCTCCGCCGCCGACCTCAAGGTGCCGATGGTCGCGGTGACGCTGTTGCATCGTCAAGGTTATTTTCGGCAGCGGCTCGACCCAACCGGCTGGCAGACCGAGGAAGCGGTCGGATGGGACGTGCAAAAGTTTTGCCGGGAATTGCCGGGGCGCGTGCAGGTGAGCATCGAAGGCCGAACGGTTCACTTGCGCGCCTGGCAATACACGGTCAACGGCGTCAGCGGCCATGCCGTGCCGGTGGTTCTGTTGGACGCCGACCTGCCGGAGAACTCCGAGTGGGACCGCGCGCTCACGCATCATCTCTACGGGGGCGATTTTCACTACCGGCTTTGCCAGGAAATAATTCTTGGTATAGGTGGTGTGCGAATGCTTCGCGCCCTGGGCTATCACGACGTGCGCCGGTTCCATATGAACGAAGGCCACGCCGCGTTGCTCGGACTGGAGTTACTCGACGAACGAGCGCGCTGGTTCAAACGCGCCGCGTTCAACGAGGAGGATGTGCAGGCCGTTCGCGCCCAGTGCGTCTTTACCACGCATACGCCCGTCCCGGCTGGCCACGACAAATTTCCGCTCGACCATGTGGCCCGCGTGCTCGGGCGCTCGGACGTGTTCACCATGCGCGACGTGTTTTGCTGCGACGGCGAGTTGAACATGACCTACCTCGCGCTCAATCTTAGTCACTACGTCAACGGTGTGGCCAAAAAGCATGGCGAGGTCTCCCGCCAAATGCTCACGCCGCACGACGCAACCCATCACTACCAAATTGATTCCATCACCAACGGCGTGCATCTGGCCACGTGGGCGTCACCGTCGTTCGCGGAAATGTTCGACCGCCATGTTCCCGGCTGGAGGGAAGACAACGCCAGTCTGCGCGCGGCGCTGAGCATTCCCAAGGATGAGGTGTGGCAGGCGCACCAGGCGGCCAAGACACGAACCATCGAAGAAGTCAATCGCCGGGCGAACGCGGACTTTAACCTTGAGACATTCACCATCGGTTTTGCCCGTCGAGCCGCTACTTACAAGCGTGCCGACCTTCTCATCACCGAGCCGTCAAGACTAAGGGGGATTGCGTCCCGCGCGGGCCGTCTGCAAATCATCTACGGCGGCAAAGCTCATCCAAGCGACGACGCAGGCAAGAGAGTCATCCAGCAGATCAATCAGGCGCGCGACTCGCTCGGTCCGGAGGTGCGCATCGTTTACCTGGAAAATTACGACTGGGAGCTGGGATGTCTCCTCACCTCGGGCGTGGACGTGTGGCTCAACACCCCGCTGCCGCCGATGGAGGCCAGCGGCACCAGCGGGATGAAGGCCGCGTTGAATGGCGTCCCCAGCCTCAGCGTGCTCGACGGTTGGTGGATTGAGGGCTGCATCGAAGGCATCACCGGCTGGGCCATTGACGGGGTGGCAGGAAGCAAGGAAATCGAGAACCGCACGCCCCGAGATGCCGCTTCGCTCTATCGCCAACTGGAGCGCGTCGTCATCCCACTCTACTACGGCAACCGCGAAGGATTTATTGAAGTGATGCGCAACGCCATCGCACGCAACGCAGCGCATTTCAACACTCAGCGGATGGTTCAGGAATACATTGTGAAAGCCTATACCTAA